The proteins below are encoded in one region of Vibrio tubiashii:
- a CDS encoding replication initiation factor domain-containing protein produces MNKTVIDYVSFSGSPLLLERCKDMAKQRFALEQINEFESQNVVAIAQREQTKIAHFGENLAQVLGCIESEDFANKDLYFAALDKELINADVRIDTDVSFNECYQRLISNIGIDMLDTLCHGEIESFLEVLADEISYEQNEWTLERRGGFSGYRYSAKLLCNGTQAGLVAWGAANFGYYVSFSGKGCEAVNMEALYKALQQMVGAKLTRVDIALDDLQGNVSIEDIKDKYLDGQFITRGTPPSAGEFRGYQSMSPQDRKKCGFVPDAGHTFYVGARENGKVFRAYDKAAQMKCEQYPNWNRFEVQIGNRYRVIPLEVLIDPDPYFAGSYPALASLIDDVEPIAISTTKIKFMTSFENAVKHARVQYGKLVNAMRQLYDDDKQILETLTKGLELNDIPDRINFPVGRDLHLEKTGEIPCH; encoded by the coding sequence ATGAATAAGACTGTCATTGACTACGTGAGCTTCTCCGGTTCGCCTTTACTGCTTGAGCGCTGTAAAGACATGGCGAAACAACGCTTTGCTTTAGAGCAAATCAATGAGTTTGAATCTCAAAATGTGGTTGCGATTGCTCAACGTGAACAAACCAAGATTGCTCACTTTGGGGAAAACCTTGCTCAAGTGCTTGGCTGTATTGAGTCTGAAGACTTTGCTAATAAGGATTTGTACTTTGCGGCTCTGGATAAGGAGCTCATCAATGCCGATGTGCGCATTGATACCGATGTGTCCTTTAATGAATGTTATCAACGTCTTATTAGCAATATCGGCATCGATATGTTGGACACCCTTTGTCATGGCGAAATCGAATCGTTTCTAGAGGTGTTAGCAGACGAAATCAGCTACGAGCAAAACGAATGGACACTTGAACGTCGCGGTGGTTTTTCTGGTTATCGATACTCGGCAAAACTGCTGTGCAATGGCACTCAAGCTGGATTAGTCGCTTGGGGTGCGGCGAACTTCGGTTATTACGTGTCGTTTTCCGGTAAAGGCTGCGAGGCTGTGAACATGGAAGCGCTTTATAAAGCACTACAGCAAATGGTTGGCGCCAAATTGACGCGTGTGGATATTGCCCTTGATGACTTACAGGGTAACGTTTCTATCGAAGACATCAAAGATAAGTACCTTGATGGTCAATTTATTACTCGTGGCACGCCCCCTAGTGCCGGTGAATTTCGTGGCTATCAAAGTATGTCACCACAAGACCGCAAGAAATGCGGCTTTGTACCGGATGCAGGTCATACCTTTTATGTTGGTGCGCGTGAGAACGGCAAGGTATTCCGCGCCTACGATAAAGCCGCGCAGATGAAGTGCGAACAGTATCCCAACTGGAACCGTTTTGAAGTTCAGATTGGCAACCGTTACAGGGTCATTCCTCTTGAGGTGTTAATCGACCCTGACCCGTACTTTGCAGGCTCTTACCCTGCCCTTGCCTCTCTGATTGATGATGTCGAGCCTATCGCTATCTCGACCACCAAAATCAAATTTATGACCTCGTTTGAAAACGCGGTTAAACACGCTCGTGTTCAGTACGGCAAATTGGTCAACGCCATGCGCCAACTGTACGACGACGATAAACAGATACTCGAAACCCTGACTAAGGGACTCGAACTCAACGACATCCCCGACCGGATTAACTTTCCAGTCGGTCGGGACTTACATCTAGAAAAAACTGGAGAAATACCATGCCATTAA
- a CDS encoding DUF3693 domain-containing protein — MYQSELLDAYKKAQNYIQDKQVAHDLNMPAPRISEMRKGKRYLSDEEAIFLAENAGIDKEVALMGCHSDRNENPEIKALWESIAKKFNGRGLHGISIACGGLAMWISSPTGAITQCALRTLC; from the coding sequence ATGTATCAATCAGAACTACTTGATGCCTATAAAAAGGCTCAAAACTACATACAAGACAAGCAAGTTGCGCACGATTTAAATATGCCAGCTCCTAGAATCAGTGAAATGAGGAAAGGAAAGCGCTATCTATCTGATGAAGAAGCAATTTTTCTAGCTGAAAATGCAGGAATTGATAAAGAAGTAGCTTTGATGGGTTGTCATTCCGACCGCAACGAAAACCCAGAGATAAAAGCACTTTGGGAAAGCATTGCAAAAAAGTTTAACGGGCGCGGTTTACACGGAATATCAATAGCTTGCGGCGGCTTGGCTATGTGGATTAGCAGCCCGACTGGAGCAATTACTCAGTGCGCATTACGTACATTATGTTAA